Genomic window (Culex pipiens pallens isolate TS chromosome 3, TS_CPP_V2, whole genome shotgun sequence):
TTCCGACTCGCTACTGCTACTTGGCATGGTGTTCATTTTGATTGACaaactttagaattttgatattttcgacaCACACTTTTGAACGTTTCAACCACCACGTTTTCTATCGCTTTCACCACCCGCGATTCCCAGCCAGAGCAACTGCACAAATCCGATCGCTACACGACGCGCAATAGCTAATCTCACGTTGGATCAATTGAGTGTGTTTACCACGCGGAGATTACGACGCTGCAGCAATGTGGCTCAAGATCGCGCCTTCTAGTTGCTAGTTGGCAACACGAATTtcacaaagtttatttttttaattttttatttcagattgttcagtgttctatcaaatTAGACATCGTAAATGACAACTTTACAGAGCTGCGCGGGGAAATTGCCGGCCCTCCGGACACACCGTACGAGGGTGGAAAATTCCTGCTTGAAATTAAGGTTCCAGAAACGTATCCGTTCAACCCACCGAAGGTATTTAGAAGCTATATGGTTGACTGTGAACATATTACTGAAGTTCCTTCCCCAACCAGGTCAAATTCATCACCAAGATCTGGCACCCGAACATTTCCTCCGTGACCGGTGCCATCTGTCTGGACATCCTGAAGGACAACTGGGCCGCGGCGATGACGCTGCGGACGGTGCTGCTGTCGCTGCAGGCCCTGCTCGCCGCGGCCGAACCGGACGACCCGCAGGACGCGGTCGTGGCGACGCAGTACAAGGACAACCACGAGATGTTCATACTGACGGCCAAGCACTGGACGAACGCGTACGCCGGCGGGCCGTGCCGCAACGCGGACTTTGACCAGAAGGTGCAACGGTTACGCGACATGGGCGTGGAGGACTACGAGGCGCGTGCGGCCCTGTCGCGGCACAACTGGCACCTGGAGCGTGCCTCGGAGCAGTTGTTTAGTTAGTTGTTGTAAGAAAGGAGCTTGTGGGTGGTCGCGGTCGTCGTCTTCATTGtcgaaaaaaaggtaaaagagAGAAGGGAGAGGGGGTGGAAACGCAGTCAACTCTGGCCCGTTTGCGACATAAACATTTACTTTTTATACATGAAAGAAAAACTGAAAAGACATGAACACGATATTTATGCTATAAGGAGCTTGAGCTGCTGCGCAGGACTAAGGTGATAAAACGTAATGTAaaagaaacaacaacaacaagctgaAAATTAAACCACTGTCATTTTCTTTGTTTCCTCGTCTgctactaaaattctaaaattcacgTGTACACTGGCGTACTTTCTAGAACTTGACCCTTTTACAATTACGCtcctttttgtttgtttttattttcgtaacaCGATGGATTCGGAAATCTtcccacactcacacacacatcaTGAACCACAATCAATTTAGTTATGAACAAGTTTTGAACACAATGATTAATGCTGTTATAAGAattgtaaatttaataaatatactTAAGAAAGATTCGAGTGTGCGCTGTTACTTAAATCGAGTTGAGAAATTTGATCCATGGTCCGGTTCTATATTGCAATCGTGTTTCTACTGTGAAGAGTGTGAAGTTTGTCAATATTTATTTAGGGTTATTTGTAGTAAAACTAatcatgtattattttttcctctATAGGTGAAAGTAGTTAAGAGCACATCTACGCACCAGGTCTCCAGAGGTGATCGCGAGCAGTTCGTCAACAGTCAGAAAAGAGATGGTGGGGGCGTTGCTATCGCGGTCATCGGCGCTGCGAACAAACTTGACAAGGATAATCTCGACGAGGCCGTACAGACCTTCACCAACATTCTTAGCTACGCCATCgacaggcacgtaccgaagaaACCTGTTACGAATGCTTGTGTTCCATAGCAAACCAGCGAGCTTAACAGAGTCAAAGCTGCATAGAGGTCGGCCATGAAAAATTCTCCAAACATCGGACGTTATCTTTGCACAACTATTACGTGCGACTCAGCAGCTGCTACAAAAGGATTAGCAGACAGTGTCTTGCCGATCATGAAGTACGTACCCAGAAGAAACTCAAGTCCAACCCGAAAGGATTTTGGAAGTACATCAGCGGAAAGAAATCGGGTTACCGTCATCTATGTTCCTAGGAGTCGAGACAGCATCGAATACGGAGGAGATCTGCCAGCTGTTCGCCGCGAAATTCTCGAGCGTGTTCACGCTCGAAGACCTGCAACCAGAACAAGTCACCGCCGCCGCCAGCAATGTCCCTTCAAACGGTCTGGCTCTGAATGCGATTACAATCGATCGCTCCAAGATTCTGGAAGCCGTAGGCAAGCTCAAGTTATCCAATACGACAGGCCCGGACGGAGTTCCATCGATtgtcctgaaaaaaataattgacggGCTCCTGGAGCCTCTCTATCTCCTCTTCaatctatctctctctctattGGATCATTTCCGAAGCTCTGGAAGCACGCCTTCATGTTTCCGGTTCACAAGAAAGGTGATAAACGGAACGTGGACAACTATCGTGGGATATCAGCACTGTGCGCCGTTTCGAAGCTGTTCTACCTGATCAGCGAAGACCAGCACGGGTTCATGCCATCGCGGTCAACAACGACGAATCTACCCACGTTCACGACGTTCGTGACCGACAGCTGCACTGCCAGATTGCAAACCGACGCGGTGTACACCGACCTGTCGGTAGCGTTCGACAAGCTGAACCACGCCATTGCGATCGCAAAACTGGAAAGGATGGGAATCGGTGGGACTCCCCTTAGTTGGTTCCAGTCCTATCTGGCCAACCGGAAAATCAACGTCAAGATTGGAGACTCCTTGTCGGCTGCCTTGAGGGCCTTTTCGGATATCGCACAGGGTCATCTCGGACCACTCGTCTTCCTGCTATACTACAACGACTGCAACCACTCCGTCTCTGGGCCGCGTCTGTCCTACATAGACGACATGAAGATCTACTGTCAAGTGAATAATGCAGGCGACGCTCAAGCCCTCCAACAGGAACTGAACGTCTTCCCGGACTGGTGTGAAAAAAACCGCATGGTCGTCAACCCCACCAAGTGCTCTGACATTACCTTCTCCAAGAAACGCAACCCAATCAAGTTTGACTACCAGATCTACGGCACATTAATCCCCCGGGAGAACTGTGTCAAGGACCTCGGCGTGCTTCTTGACACGGAACTCACATACAAGCAGGACATCTCATTCATGATTTCCAAAGCCTCGTGACAGCTCGGCTTCTTTTTCCGTGCAGCAAAAGGATTTACAGATGTCTACTGTTTGAAGGCTCTCTACTGCGCTTTGGTCCGTTCAACGCTGGAGTACTGTTCTGCCGTATGGAGTCCCTACTACGAGAACAGTGCGGTGCGGATTGAGAGTGTGCAGCGAAGATTCATCCGGTTCGCGCTCCGCCATCCATTTCATCTGCCTAGTTACGAAAGCCGCTGTAAGCTGATCAACCTTGACACCTTAGCAGTGCGTAAAAATGTCAGCCGTGCACTCGTGATCTCCGACGCTTTGACTTCTAGATTGCAGTGCCCAGCCATTCGTCGAGGACTAGACATTATGGCCTCGCTTGGAGCACCTCTTAACACTCCGTTCTTGCGTGTCCCTGTTCGCCGAACGAACTATGCCATGCATAGCGCGTTGACTGGACTACACAAAGCATTCAATTTTGTAGCttctttaattgattttaatcTGTCCCGTAACGtcatcaaaaatatgtttttattgttttttaggCGATAATTTGTGTAATGTTCTTAGTTTTAAGTACACCATTTGGACATGTGGTGCCTGTTGGTGTTAAACAAATAACACCCGCGAGAACAAGGAATCGTATAAACAGATGGACAAGAAGCGCCGCTTGGAAGAGTTGGAGAGCCAGAACATGGAgcagctgtatcgctccaacgaaacgcgcaagttctacaagaaactcagtcAATTATGGAAAGGTTTCATACCGCGTGCCGAAACGTGCCAGGATAAGGACGGAGGAACCTTGACGGATGAGCGCGAGGTGaacgaaaggtggaagcagcacttcgacgacCACCTGAACGTCCCAGATGCGGAGTTCCAGGACGACGGGGGACAAaccagcacccacgatgagcgaagttaaggatgccatcaaaaagatgaagaacaacaaagcagcgggtaaggatggtatcggagctgaactcatcaagatgggatTGGACAATTTGGCGACCTGTCAGCATCATCTGATAGTCAAGATCTGGgtcacagaacagctaccggaggagagAATGGAGGGAGTTAAGTGCCCAATTACCAAGgagggggacaagttggaatgtgagaactaccCTACCGATCATCTTCTGGTTTTGTGCAgtggaaatcgacgacggaccgAATCTTTTTGCAatgccaaatcctccaaaaatgtcgcgagaaccagatcccgacgcaccacctgttcatcgatttcaacgCCGCGTACGACTCACTCGATCGCGAAAAGCTATGGAAGAACATGTGCGAGAACGGCTTTCCGGGGAGGCTGATCACATTGGTGAAATCAACGATGGAAGGGTGgacggtgcagcgtgaagatttcgggtgCAATGTCCGACCCGATGAAGGGGCCGtgcttcaacatgcggggcacggTCATCAACGGATTCAGGCAATTCATCTGCTATGCTGACGACATAGGCATTGTCGACAGAACGTTCGAGGAGGCGGCTAGGaagtacaccgaattgaagcgggaaacGGCAAAGGTTGGATTGAgggtgaatgtggcgaagacggcgtatctgctggcaggagaaACCGAGTCTCTTagcataggaccgagcgtgacgatcgacggggACGAGTTCGAGATCGTGGaagagtttgtgtacctcggatcgttggtgacgtcggacaacaaccGCAGCAGAGGAATTTGGAGGCGCagcatcaccggtagtcgtgtctactatggactccacaagaccttaAGGTCTGGTACCCTTTtccggcgtacaaagtgtaccTTGTACGAAACGTTGATAAGACCGGTcgttctctacgggcacgagacgtggatgATGCTCGAAGAGGAgctgcaagcgcttgaagttttcgagcgacgagtgcttaggacgatctttggcggcgtgcgtgagaacaatgtatggaggagaaggatgaaccacgagctggcgcaactctacggcaagccaagtattcggaaagtCGCCAAGGAATCCGGAGGGCTTgacacgtcgcaagaatgccggaTGCGCTGGATGCAGACAATCAATCCGGTAAAGTTGGTGTTTACttcggagccggttggaacgcggcggaggggcgCAACGCGCAAGTGGTTGAACCAAGTGGAGAAATGTCTGGAAAGTGTGGGGAATTGGAGAGATGCAGCCCAGATCCGAGTTAGATGGCAACgaatctggagacagctcatgacccggaagGACGACTGGTAGTGTCTTATTTGGTGCATACGTAGCTTTAGAAGGCGATAATCGAGACCGCAATACACAGAAGGGCGCAATGTGAACGAGGTGAATGACCGACCTGTTTGGCAAAAGGCTCGTGAAGCAGGTCAAACTAATCGTTTAGTACTATCAGAAGGAAACTAAGTAACTATAAGTTAAGGGACTGTGCCCTCGTGTATAGGCTTATTCGTAGCAGATCAATAGTATTCGGTGGAACTCGCTTCAAACCGTCTTCTCCAGCGATCGTTCGCGCAGATCCAGAATTAGTCATCATTTGAAGGCGTTCGGCTTGGCCTTGACGCTGGCCAGATTTTTCTGCTTCATCGACTCGCGCCAGTCCGCTTCAAGCTTCACGAAGATTCCGCCCTGCTGGTAGGTCGCGTACTGCTGGTTTTGCTCGCCGCCCGTCTTTTTCCCAACCATCGAGATGATCTGCTTCATGGCGCGCTCCTCAAACTCGCGCTGATTATCCTGGTTGCTCCGAGCGCTCATTTCCCCGGCCCAGTGCCTCCCGTAGGACATCTTCGGCTTGCACTTGGCGTTCTTGGGCCGAAACGAGCGGGGACTGCTGTACTCGGATTCACCGCCATCGCTGCTGCTACTCGACGAACGGCTCAGGATCGTACCGGATTTGTCCGCATCTTCCGAGTCCGACTCCGTGTCAGACTCGGCCACCGACTGCGACATCTGACGGGGGATGAACTTTCGGTTGGCACGACTCGGGTGGGGATCGCCGTCCACGTGGAACGACGGCAGCAAACCCTGTCTCGAGCGGTGTGGCAATATCCCAATGCCGTTCCACCACGGTTCTTGGTTCGCTGTGCTCGGTGGCTTGAACGGAGCCGTTTCGTACAGGCAACCACCCTCGGAGGCGTGGATGGCAAGCTGCAGAATAGCCCTGTCGCGATCGGTGTCCGCTTGCACGGTGTGCTCCCGGTACTGACAACCCTGCAAAGAAGAGATCCGTTTAAAATTGATAGCACTTGTTGTTCTTCCCGCGGCCCTCACCGTTGGTCCTGGTAGTGTCTCGTAGCGGTAGGCTTGCTTTCCGCAGCATGGATAACGTCCGGCCGGTCCCGTGACGCGTCCTTCCGCCGCCGGTCCCAAAAACTGCGGCTGCTCTGGATGATACTGGCACCACAGCATCTGATAAACCGCAAAGTGCGTGTCGCAAATGGCGCAGTACAGAAAGTGACAGTGTCCCCAGAGCCGCCAGTAGACCTTTCGCCACGAACGCAACTCTTTGTGCAGGCTGGCCACGTAGCTGGTCAGGTTCCAGGCGGGATCCTTGACGTGCGAGCTAATCAGCTGTCCCCACCGGTTCAAACGAATATTCTGCGGCACGCAGTGTATGAACGTGCTAACGGTTTGCGTGAGGTATTTGGCACATCGAAGGCACCGGAACATACCGACCAGCGTGGCGTAATGGCCTCGCAGCGCCTGCGGCTCAATTTCGCACAGACTTTGGATCAACTTTGTCCAAAGCCGAGGCGCGATGCGGTCCTTTTTGTCTTTAACCATTTCCAACTCGAGATTGGTGAACATCGCCGCCAGTCGAGTGATGATGCTGTCGTTGAGGCAGGCCAGATTTGCGGATGCCTTAACGACCTCGTTCAAACGCGCGTGGCAAAAGGACAAACAGTCCAACAGGAGCGGCTCCATTTGCAGAAAGCTAGCGGACACCAGAATCGGAACCACGTTCGACGGATCCAGCGCGGGCCACTCGTCCTGGGACATGGAATCCTTCTTGACCCACTTCATGAGCCACTCAAAAATCTGCAGGTCGCAGTGCACCGAAATGTCCATGTCCTCGAGCCGCTGACCAGCGGTCACATCCGCAAAGTAACCCATTTTCGAAATCAACAGCTTCTGGGGACAGGAAAAATCCCGCGACGTTCCCTTCACCTCGTCGCACACGTGGATGATCACTTCCGGCCTGCAAAGCACGGAAACACAATTTGAACGACACTTTGTACGACCGAAACCCCCCGAAACCAATACTCACTCCGCCCTGCTATCCGGAATTGCCAGCTGGGAAAACGACGACTTCCTGCGTGCCCCAATCTTGCTGGTGCTGCTGGCGATCAGAAAGTTCTGCGACACGTCCCCAACGGCCGACAGGCTTGTCTTTTTCGCGCTACTTCCCGCGCTCTGCCCCCCGGCATCCGGTGAGCTAGCCTCGCCACCACTGCCAATCGATTTGGTCATCCCGATCGGGACGACCGGCTTGGTGCCGATGCTTTTCCCGTAACCACTGGACGAGCTTGGCGGGTTGACCGGACAGATGAACGGCAGCACCGAGTCCAGGATGCCCTCGTTCAACACTTCGTCCAGCTTTTCGTTCAGCAACGCGTCCAGGTTTCGCTTCGGCACGTCGACGGCACTTTCCGGCTGCTTGGTGGCCACCGGTTTAGCCGCGGGCGGGGCCTTCCCGTGCGACAGGGACTTCTTTTTGAAGGACTTTTTTTGAGCGTCATCTTTTTTGCCTTGTTGCCTAGCGGGTGAAGCATTCTCGGCCGGTCGCACCGTCGCATTGACCAGCTCGTTCCGGGCCAGCTGGTTGTAATCGAACGGCGGAGGGTTCTTCTTGCTACTGTTGAAGGAATCGTTAACTTGGCAGGTAATTTTAAGAAACTCGAGGAAATCATGCATCGAAATCGAATCGCCGCGGTCCGGGTGATCTGGATGGTGGTGGTCGGTCATTTTTGATGAATCACTGGGAATTTCCAACGCAAGAGAATAACGCGTTCAACTTTGGCTGAATGCCTTCAAGAAGTTTTGCGCAAAATTTGTTATAAGGTCATAGTGTTTTATTATTACAACAAATCCGCCGTATCCCGGGGCAACGGTTGCGATTTCAAATCCATGCGCGTGTGGTGAGCATGCCCAGCGGTTGTTTGCGCGCCAAAATGTGCCTACGAAAAACCCTAAACGGGTAGTTTTTATGTGAAATGCGGGCTGTTCTTGTGCAGCGTGTATTTGAATGATTTGAATATGGTCATTCCAAccaggggggcgacatctatatctcactacaggcagctcgcccgtagccaacacaagcagtcaacttcggcaccagaacaaaagagaaatgtcaacttcggctccatcacaaaagaacagctgttcgttacggaaccaaaacaaagtaactgcgcactgtaaaaaaaaaacccgatttaatcccacctggggtgagatagagcctttcttactaaagaatataacaatggtagaacttttttcaattcataacatcgactttgtttatttataacgtcagcacaaaagaaagtcttatgatgaaagcaaagtattataaatgatatgatttccaaaagaaataaaaaacgcaattttcaccaaaagaatatattgtggatttagctcgtagctggattttctggcatcttctcacggtcattggaaacggtcgtggatagacctaggggttcccagttggagtgaaaaaaatcaatttatagaaaaattatggattaacattttgcttttttatcacttctccgacatcaggaataattgtttgaacatgctcgcaatttttttattcggtcggaaaaatattatttttcttgaaaaaactttcatttttaatcaaatgatcacccctaattctggctcgatgccgccatcatgcgaccgcgtgctccgtttgtttgtcaacaaagctgcagctggatggtgagacgaagtgaggggggaagagattttgacatttttatgcccgcatctggcccgccgcctatttcgtcggtcactgagccgccggtcgtttccagtgaccgagtccagctaggtactgatcgtacaatattcaatcgtacaatatgtttgtacgtttgtaatcaaacaagcgtttatgacaaacgcgatcatagcaagcttcccatgcgccagtggcaacgcacaccgcggttttggttttttagcttcggtgaaccgcgtgtgccgcacggtgcagggaagctagccattcagcttctaagaaagtgacagagtcagagatagctattttcaaCAAACGCACCcgtacacactcaatcgcgagaaccttaggtagaaagccattggcgtcgccagcattgaacactttgaaaacgatataaacgatgaaagcttggaaagctcctattggaatccaatgaaccctgttaaataaaattacgaaaatgaagtctacatttaggcgattttaggagcgcacgggaaacaaattgattgtagccggatgaatgtcctatgtcacaaaagtttttgcataaacattggacagttatgcaaaaaaggacagagcaaaagaaaccgaaaagctatgATAtcatacatgttgtaggaaacatcggtagacaagctattacaaaacgagtataagtcgagccacaaaatatatgcgccagcattctcgcaccagtattcgaagctcaacttgacaacttgtcgacttggcgacgaagcgtcgaatatcgatgcagtgtgaatttttgacgatttttccgattaaaattcatgctgaatcgacatatttacgaagctggaaatgacgtccagccttaaagtaaaacctatacctttctttagtaagaaaggcaaaaagtaaatagttctaaaaattgatcgggattgccgatcgatgtcgaatttgtttcagatgcttactcatggtctgtactatgaatgtagaaagaaatttcggataaaattggaaatgaaaaatgttggcgaaggtcaccaggtgggttTTTACTACAGATTGTCTAGGgaacagattggccaatgtttctggacaccaaacgcgctggacaccaaccgccctttacgcccagcaaaactggcagtgttgcaagcgcaaaacatacgttgccagtgcctgTTTATTTTGCATTGGCCAGTCTGTTTCCCTAGACAGTCTGTAGTTTTTAcggtttttacctttttttagggatttttttttcttttggtaggttaatcaaacggctctaactccagaaccagattatggatctggatgaaaatttgggaggttgtagagctcgaaaaatgcaatttttgagataaataaaagatatgaaaatgaaaaaaattgaccatattttcatttgaaaactgtgtattttgttgaaaagtctggccgcatccgaaaacagatgaatatttcgaaatttttgaggcaaatcgcccaggttcagcacactatctttcatctgcattcagaagaatcgaaatcggatatatgggagcagagaacggcgcgacacaaaattttgccaaattttaccacatacgaacatcactcgacctccacggaatttattttctcaaaattcgagggttcgagatagacgagttctgtcaaggtgaatcgatagagcgtcgaaaatcgatgcagtgtgattttttgacgatttttccgattaaaattcatgctgaatcgacatatttacgaagctggaaatgacgtccagccttaaagtaaaacctatacctttctttagtaagaaaggcaaaaagtacaaaaactgcaggcataaaatggaaataaagtaattattgttttttccaACGGTCGTTAATCGTAACCGTAAACTGAAGAtatttgggtttttttaaaCACCGCGTCGACCTCGGCGTCGACGACACAGTTTAATACGGTTTTTGAAGTTCTGGGGTTTGGGAATCCATTTATTTGAGACTGTGATCAATTTCTAGAGTCTAAAAAAACCTACATATGCATTTAGTGTgtaataaatcaaacaaatttatttaaccggcatttttttttttaaactagcaATTAAAGAAACTTAAATGTACCAACAGTTAAATCTAAATATATTACGTACGTATTTGATTTGCATCGATGTTCCGCAAGCGTTATTGTTGTGG
Coding sequences:
- the LOC120419984 gene encoding SANT and BTB domain regulator of class switch recombination isoform X2 encodes the protein MTDHHHPDHPDRGDSISIKKNPPPFDYNQLARNELVNATVRPAENASPARQQGKKDDAQKKSFKKKSLSHGKAPPAAKPVATKQPESAVDVPKRNLDALLNEKLDEVLNEGILDSVLPFICPVNPPSSSSGYGKSIGTKPVVPIGMTKSIGSGGEASSPDAGGQSAGSSAKKTSLSAVGDVSQNFLIASSTSKIGARRKSSFSQLAIPDSRAEPEVIIHVCDEVKGTSRDFSCPQKLLISKMGYFADVTAGQRLEDMDISVHCDLQIFEWLMKWVKKDSMSQDEWPALDPSNVVPILVSASFLQMEPLLLDCLSFCHARLNEVVKASANLACLNDSIITRLAAMFTNLELEMVKDKKDRIAPRLWTKLIQSLCEIEPQALRGHYATLVGMFRCLRCAKYLTQTVSTFIHCVPQNIRLNRWGQLISSHVKDPAWNLTSYVASLHKELRSWRKVYWRLWGHCHFLYCAICDTHFAVYQMLWCQYHPEQPQFLGPAAEGRVTGPAGRYPCCGKQAYRYETLPGPTGCQYREHTVQADTDRDRAILQLAIHASEGGCLYETAPFKPPSTANQEPWWNGIGILPHRSRQGLLPSFHVDGDPHPSRANRKFIPRQMSQSVAESDTESDSEDADKSGTILSRSSSSSSDGGESEYSSPRSFRPKNAKCKPKMSYGRHWAGEMSARSNQDNQREFEERAMKQIISMVGKKTGGEQNQQYATYQQGGIFVKLEADWRESMKQKNLASVKAKPNAFK
- the LOC120419984 gene encoding SANT and BTB domain regulator of class switch recombination isoform X1 → MTDHHHPDHPDRGDSISISKKNPPPFDYNQLARNELVNATVRPAENASPARQQGKKDDAQKKSFKKKSLSHGKAPPAAKPVATKQPESAVDVPKRNLDALLNEKLDEVLNEGILDSVLPFICPVNPPSSSSGYGKSIGTKPVVPIGMTKSIGSGGEASSPDAGGQSAGSSAKKTSLSAVGDVSQNFLIASSTSKIGARRKSSFSQLAIPDSRAEPEVIIHVCDEVKGTSRDFSCPQKLLISKMGYFADVTAGQRLEDMDISVHCDLQIFEWLMKWVKKDSMSQDEWPALDPSNVVPILVSASFLQMEPLLLDCLSFCHARLNEVVKASANLACLNDSIITRLAAMFTNLELEMVKDKKDRIAPRLWTKLIQSLCEIEPQALRGHYATLVGMFRCLRCAKYLTQTVSTFIHCVPQNIRLNRWGQLISSHVKDPAWNLTSYVASLHKELRSWRKVYWRLWGHCHFLYCAICDTHFAVYQMLWCQYHPEQPQFLGPAAEGRVTGPAGRYPCCGKQAYRYETLPGPTGCQYREHTVQADTDRDRAILQLAIHASEGGCLYETAPFKPPSTANQEPWWNGIGILPHRSRQGLLPSFHVDGDPHPSRANRKFIPRQMSQSVAESDTESDSEDADKSGTILSRSSSSSSDGGESEYSSPRSFRPKNAKCKPKMSYGRHWAGEMSARSNQDNQREFEERAMKQIISMVGKKTGGEQNQQYATYQQGGIFVKLEADWRESMKQKNLASVKAKPNAFK
- the LOC120419965 gene encoding ubiquitin-conjugating enzyme E2-22 kDa — its product is MANMAVSRIKREFKEVLKSEEIVQCSIKLDIVNDNFTELRGEIAGPPDTPYEGGKFLLEIKVPETYPFNPPKVKFITKIWHPNISSVTGAICLDILKDNWAAAMTLRTVLLSLQALLAAAEPDDPQDAVVATQYKDNHEMFILTAKHWTNAYAGGPCRNADFDQKVQRLRDMGVEDYEARAALSRHNWHLERASEQLFS
- the LOC120419986 gene encoding uncharacterized protein LOC120419986; this translates as MSDPMKGPCFNMRGTVINGFRQFICYADDIGIVDRTFEEAARKYTELKRETAKVGLRVNVAKTAYLLAGETESLSIGPSVTIDGDEFEIVEEFVYLGSLVTSDNNRSRGIWRRSITGSRVYYGLHKTLRSGTLFRRTKCTLYETLIRPVVLYGHETWMMLEEELQALETINPVKLVFTSEPVGTRRRGATRKWLNQVEKCLESVGNWRDAAQIRVRWQRIWRQLMTRKDDW